One genomic segment of Micromonospora sp. WMMC415 includes these proteins:
- a CDS encoding PLP-dependent aminotransferase family protein → MSRAKPALDGRTNSSVAGSDFLHLDVTDAPPGGRADWLAGRLRAAIADGRIPVGGRLPATRVLAADLGVSRGVVVEAYQRMVEEGHVAGRGRAGTVVVAAPAVPPTPVPAAAPVPARPFPPAPGTDIFDAVRAAPARIDLTPGVPDLAAFPRAAWLRAERAVLRHLVASDFGYGDPRGAPALRRAVATWLARYRGVTVDPADVIVTTGVSQALGLLAQALRDVGITRVAVEDPGSLGVRQHLNNWRVETPAVPVDAAGLRVADLVACGAPAVMLTPAHQFPTGVVLDGDRRRQLAAWTRDGGLVIEDDYDAEHRYDRPPVPALRAALPESVCYAGSVSKLLAPALRIGWLLVPARHRADVVDARRNADLGNAVLPQLVLAELMTSGALERQLRLLRRRHVRRRDAMIAAIVRHLPGATVHGAAAGLHLTVTLTGDVPDTDLATAALERGVKVQPLSWHRQRPGPPGLVLGYAANPATAIEEGLAVLGDVLRSR, encoded by the coding sequence GTGAGCAGAGCCAAACCGGCCCTCGACGGAAGGACCAATTCGTCCGTCGCCGGCTCCGACTTCCTGCACCTCGACGTCACTGACGCCCCGCCCGGCGGCCGCGCGGACTGGCTCGCCGGTCGGCTGCGCGCCGCCATCGCCGACGGGCGGATCCCCGTCGGCGGTCGCCTTCCCGCCACCCGCGTCCTCGCCGCCGACCTCGGTGTCTCCCGGGGCGTCGTCGTCGAGGCGTACCAGCGGATGGTGGAGGAGGGGCATGTGGCCGGCCGGGGGCGCGCGGGCACGGTGGTGGTCGCGGCGCCGGCCGTGCCGCCGACCCCGGTCCCGGCCGCCGCGCCGGTCCCGGCCCGACCGTTCCCGCCGGCTCCCGGCACGGACATCTTCGACGCGGTACGCGCGGCACCCGCCCGCATCGACCTGACGCCCGGCGTACCCGACCTGGCCGCCTTTCCCCGTGCGGCCTGGCTGCGCGCCGAGCGGGCCGTGCTGCGGCACCTCGTCGCGTCGGACTTCGGCTACGGCGACCCGCGCGGCGCGCCGGCGTTGCGGCGGGCCGTCGCCACCTGGCTCGCGCGCTACCGGGGTGTCACCGTCGACCCGGCCGACGTCATCGTCACCACCGGCGTCTCGCAGGCGCTCGGCCTGCTGGCCCAGGCGCTTCGCGACGTCGGCATCACCCGGGTCGCGGTGGAGGACCCGGGGTCGCTCGGCGTCCGCCAGCACCTCAACAACTGGCGGGTGGAGACCCCGGCGGTCCCGGTCGACGCGGCCGGCCTGCGGGTGGCCGACCTGGTCGCCTGTGGCGCGCCGGCGGTGATGCTCACCCCGGCCCACCAGTTCCCGACCGGGGTGGTGCTGGACGGGGACCGCCGCCGGCAGCTCGCCGCCTGGACGCGGGACGGTGGTCTGGTCATCGAGGACGACTACGACGCCGAGCACCGCTACGACCGGCCCCCCGTGCCGGCGCTGCGCGCGGCGCTGCCGGAGAGCGTCTGCTACGCCGGCAGCGTGTCGAAGCTGCTCGCCCCGGCGCTGCGGATCGGCTGGCTGCTCGTGCCCGCCCGCCACCGGGCGGACGTGGTCGACGCGAGACGCAACGCCGATCTGGGCAACGCCGTGCTGCCGCAGCTCGTGCTCGCCGAGTTGATGACCTCCGGCGCGCTGGAGCGGCAGCTGCGGCTGCTGCGCCGCCGGCACGTCCGGCGGCGGGACGCGATGATCGCCGCGATCGTTCGCCACCTGCCCGGCGCGACCGTGCACGGCGCGGCGGCCGGGCTGCACCTGACCGTCACCCTGACCGGGGACGTGCCGGACACCGACCTGGCGACCGCGGCGCTGGAGCGCGGCGTCAAGGTCCAGCCGCTCTCCTGGCACCGGCAGCGACCCGGCCCGCCCGGCCTGGTCCTCGGGTACGCGGCCAACCCGGCCACCGCCATCGAGGAGGGCCTCGCCGTCCTCGGTGATGTCCTCCGTTCGCGCTGA
- a CDS encoding nitroreductase/quinone reductase family protein, giving the protein MEAARDAFAGEQEVEITVTGRKTGRQISHPVWFVQEEQSMFLVPITGSDSDWYKNVRKTPMIEVSANGTAVNGPATPITDPDRVEHIVAMFRAKYGPDQVDQNYPKHDVAVQVPLG; this is encoded by the coding sequence ATGGAGGCGGCCAGGGACGCTTTCGCCGGCGAGCAGGAGGTCGAGATCACCGTGACCGGCCGGAAGACCGGCCGGCAGATCTCCCACCCGGTGTGGTTCGTGCAGGAGGAGCAGAGCATGTTCCTGGTGCCGATCACCGGGTCGGACAGCGACTGGTACAAGAACGTCCGGAAGACCCCGATGATCGAGGTGTCCGCCAACGGCACCGCGGTGAACGGTCCGGCCACGCCGATCACCGACCCGGACCGGGTCGAGCACATCGTGGCGATGTTCCGCGCGAAGTACGGCCCGGACCAGGTGGATCAGAACTATCCGAAGCACGACGTCGCTGTCCAGGTGCCGCTCGGTTGA
- a CDS encoding YafY family protein, translated as MRASRLLSLLLLLQTHGRMTAAQLAKRLEVSVRTVYRDVESLHSAGIPLYGEAGHAGGYQLVDGWRTRLTGLTAEEAERLFLAGLPGPAAELGYGAVVATVQRKLHAALPSALADRAARLQQRFHLDTPGWYADGDGSPHLAEVAEAVWRQRRVAVRYRSWNGEAERTLEPYGLVLKGGRWYVVAARPGRDGAATYRVSQILALTPLDEEFDRPAGFDLPAWWRAHVVRFRAGLHRDEATIRLSPRGRERLREIASDVVVAAAEGSAGPPDDAGWVTATVPIESLTHAHGDLLRLGADVEVLSPPELRARLAATAAELAALYATSIGAAVVTGSEIRAAVTGSSVAG; from the coding sequence GTGCGGGCCAGTCGACTCCTCTCCCTGCTGTTGCTGCTCCAGACGCACGGCCGGATGACCGCCGCGCAGCTCGCGAAGCGGCTGGAGGTCTCCGTCCGCACGGTCTACCGCGACGTCGAGTCCCTGCACTCGGCCGGCATCCCGCTGTACGGGGAGGCCGGGCACGCCGGGGGCTACCAGCTCGTCGACGGGTGGCGCACCCGGCTGACCGGGCTGACCGCCGAGGAGGCGGAGCGGCTCTTCCTGGCCGGCCTGCCCGGGCCGGCGGCCGAGCTGGGCTACGGAGCGGTGGTCGCCACCGTGCAACGGAAACTGCACGCCGCCCTGCCGTCCGCGCTGGCCGACCGCGCGGCGCGCCTTCAGCAGCGCTTCCACCTGGACACGCCCGGTTGGTACGCCGACGGCGACGGCTCGCCGCACCTGGCGGAGGTGGCGGAGGCGGTGTGGCGGCAGCGCCGGGTGGCGGTGCGCTACCGCAGCTGGAACGGGGAGGCCGAGCGGACGCTGGAGCCGTACGGCCTGGTCCTCAAGGGCGGCCGGTGGTACGTGGTGGCCGCCCGCCCGGGGCGGGACGGTGCGGCCACCTACCGGGTCAGCCAGATCCTCGCGCTGACCCCGCTGGACGAGGAGTTCGACCGGCCCGCCGGGTTCGACCTGCCGGCCTGGTGGCGGGCGCACGTGGTGCGCTTCCGGGCCGGGCTGCACCGCGACGAGGCCACGATCCGGCTCTCGCCCCGCGGCCGGGAACGGCTACGGGAGATCGCCAGCGACGTGGTGGTCGCCGCCGCCGAGGGGTCCGCCGGCCCGCCGGACGACGCGGGCTGGGTGACCGCGACGGTGCCGATCGAGTCGCTCACCCACGCGCACGGTGATCTGCTGCGCCTCGGCGCCGACGTGGAGGTGCTGTCCCCGCCCGAGCTGCGGGCCCGCCTGGCGGCCACCGCCGCCGAGCTGGCCGCGCTCTACGCCACGAGCATCGGGGCGGCCGTCGTCACCGGGTCGGAGATCCGGGCGGCCGTCACCGGGTCCTCCGTGGCCGGCTGA
- a CDS encoding TetR/AcrR family transcriptional regulator, with protein sequence MTPIATSSPRGRRTARSAGDDRESAILATAERLLGERPFADISIDDLARGAGISRPTFYFYFPSKDAVLLTLLDRVIEEANAAAGHVLDRLAENPRARWRELIDRFHETFGGHRAVVLACAQVRGTNGEVRRLWATVMEGWVQAIEAAIDAERKRGAAPDGLPARDLAIALNSMNERVWYATFAGDGPAVAEPDVVAVLLDVWLAAIYRNATPPPAGGPTPSGGLSPTPG encoded by the coding sequence ATGACGCCCATCGCGACCTCGTCCCCCCGGGGTCGCCGCACGGCGCGGTCCGCCGGGGACGACCGGGAGTCGGCCATCCTCGCCACCGCCGAGCGGCTGCTCGGTGAGCGGCCGTTCGCCGACATCTCGATCGACGACCTGGCCCGGGGCGCCGGGATCTCCCGGCCCACCTTCTACTTCTACTTCCCGTCGAAGGACGCCGTCCTGCTGACCCTGCTCGACCGGGTCATCGAGGAGGCCAACGCGGCCGCCGGCCACGTGCTGGACCGGCTCGCCGAGAACCCGCGCGCCCGGTGGCGGGAGCTGATCGACCGGTTCCACGAGACGTTCGGCGGCCACCGGGCGGTGGTGCTGGCCTGCGCCCAGGTGCGCGGCACCAACGGGGAGGTGCGCCGGCTCTGGGCGACGGTCATGGAGGGATGGGTCCAGGCCATCGAGGCGGCGATCGACGCGGAACGGAAGCGCGGCGCGGCCCCGGACGGGCTGCCCGCCCGGGACCTCGCCATCGCGTTGAACTCGATGAACGAGCGCGTCTGGTACGCGACGTTCGCCGGCGACGGCCCTGCCGTCGCCGAGCCGGACGTGGTCGCCGTCCTTCTCGACGTCTGGCTCGCGGCGATCTACCGCAACGCCACGCCCCCGCCCGCCGGAGGCCCGACGCCCAGCGGCGGACTCAGTCCGACGCCCGGGTGA
- a CDS encoding NAD(P)/FAD-dependent oxidoreductase — MATTDHVDVLIVGAGLSGVGAACHLRRNCPEKTYAVLEARGAIGGTWDLFRYPGIRSDSDMFTLGYSFRPWTNPKAIADGPAIREYVRETAREYGVTEHIRFHHRVVRAEWDSTTARWTVHAHRTDTGEDVRLTCSFLHTCAGYYRYDEGYTPDLPGADRFTGRIVHPQHWPDDLDHASKRIVVIGSGATAVTLVPALAEQAAHVTMLQRSPTYVMALPSRDVVAGALRRVLPERAVYPLVRWKNVLLATANFQLSRRAPTLVKRLLRRAARGRLPVGYDVDRHFSPRYDPWDQRLCVVPDGDLFAAIRRGRASIVTDTIETVTETGVRLASGEQLAADVIVTATGLNLLALGDTVLTVDGEDVDLAATVAYKGMMLSGVPNFAMTIGYTNASWTLKADLVATYVCRLLAHLDRTGQQVVTPLPPPDGDLHPIIDLTAGYVLRSVDALPRQGARAPWRLYQNYPRDVLLMRYGRLTDQGVRFSRAGTPERSTVRA, encoded by the coding sequence ATGGCCACCACCGACCACGTCGACGTGCTCATCGTCGGTGCCGGCCTCTCCGGCGTCGGCGCCGCGTGCCACCTGCGGCGCAACTGTCCGGAGAAGACGTACGCGGTGCTGGAGGCCCGAGGCGCGATCGGCGGCACCTGGGACCTGTTCCGCTACCCGGGCATCCGGTCGGACTCGGACATGTTCACCCTCGGCTACTCGTTCAGGCCGTGGACCAACCCGAAGGCGATCGCCGACGGGCCCGCCATCCGCGAGTACGTCCGGGAGACCGCCCGCGAGTACGGCGTCACCGAGCACATCCGGTTCCACCACCGGGTGGTCCGCGCCGAGTGGGACAGCACCACCGCCCGCTGGACCGTCCACGCGCACCGCACCGACACCGGCGAGGACGTCCGACTGACCTGCTCGTTCCTCCACACCTGCGCCGGCTACTACCGCTACGACGAGGGCTACACCCCCGACCTTCCCGGCGCGGACCGGTTCACCGGGCGGATCGTGCACCCGCAGCACTGGCCCGACGACCTCGACCACGCCAGCAAGCGGATCGTCGTGATCGGCAGCGGCGCCACGGCGGTGACGCTCGTGCCCGCGCTGGCCGAGCAGGCCGCCCACGTCACCATGCTCCAGCGCTCACCCACGTACGTCATGGCGCTGCCCTCGCGCGACGTGGTCGCCGGCGCGCTGCGCCGCGTCCTGCCCGAGCGGGCCGTCTACCCGCTGGTCCGGTGGAAGAACGTCCTGCTCGCCACCGCGAACTTCCAACTCAGCCGCCGTGCGCCCACGCTGGTGAAGCGCCTGCTGCGCCGGGCCGCGCGGGGCCGGCTGCCGGTGGGGTACGACGTCGACCGGCACTTCTCGCCCCGCTACGACCCGTGGGACCAGCGCCTGTGCGTGGTGCCCGACGGCGACCTGTTCGCCGCGATCCGGCGGGGCCGGGCGTCCATCGTCACCGACACCATCGAGACCGTCACCGAGACCGGCGTCCGGCTCGCGTCGGGGGAGCAGCTCGCGGCCGACGTCATCGTCACCGCCACCGGGCTCAACCTGCTCGCCCTCGGCGACACCGTGCTCACCGTGGACGGCGAGGACGTCGACCTCGCCGCCACCGTGGCCTACAAGGGCATGATGCTCTCCGGCGTCCCCAACTTCGCGATGACCATCGGCTACACCAACGCCTCCTGGACGTTGAAGGCCGACCTCGTCGCCACGTACGTGTGCCGGCTGCTCGCGCACCTGGACCGCACCGGCCAGCAGGTCGTCACGCCGCTGCCGCCGCCCGACGGCGACCTGCACCCGATCATCGACCTGACCGCCGGGTACGTGCTGCGCAGCGTCGACGCGCTGCCCAGGCAGGGGGCCCGGGCGCCGTGGCGGCTGTACCAGAACTACCCCCGGGACGTGCTGCTGATGCGGTACGGCCGGCTCACCGACCAGGGCGTCCGGTTCTCCAGGGCCGGCACGCCGGAGAGGAGCACCGTCCGTGCGTAG
- a CDS encoding SDR family oxidoreductase produces MRRFDFTAATAVVTGAASGIGEALAHGLARRGSDLVLLDRDARRLDAVVAAIRAAHPDRQVDTHVVDLADAAATTRVAEDVRTRHPRIRLLVNNAGVALGGRFDQVTLDEFQWVVDINFRAVVQLTHALLPALKAEPGSHLVNVSSLFGLIGPPGQAAYSASKFAVRGFTEVLRHELADDGIGVTSVHPGGIATRITENARVGSGVSVEEYEEGRRQFDKLLSIPPAKAAEVILRGVERRRGRVLIGWSAKLPDLLARIAPAAHGKLLRVGLNRAAGDPARRLTTSSPPVPAARQPEAAPATDPAGDRA; encoded by the coding sequence GTGCGTAGGTTCGACTTCACCGCCGCGACCGCCGTGGTCACCGGCGCCGCCAGCGGGATCGGCGAGGCGCTCGCCCACGGGCTGGCCCGCCGCGGCAGCGACCTGGTCCTGCTCGACCGCGACGCGCGGCGCCTCGACGCCGTGGTGGCCGCGATCCGCGCCGCCCACCCGGACCGGCAGGTCGACACGCACGTCGTGGACCTCGCCGACGCCGCCGCGACCACCCGGGTGGCCGAGGACGTCCGGACCCGGCACCCCCGGATCCGGCTGCTGGTCAACAACGCCGGCGTCGCCCTGGGCGGCCGCTTCGACCAGGTGACCCTGGACGAGTTCCAGTGGGTCGTCGACATCAACTTCCGGGCGGTCGTGCAGCTCACCCACGCGCTGCTGCCGGCCCTGAAGGCGGAGCCCGGTTCCCACCTGGTCAACGTCTCCAGCCTCTTCGGGCTGATCGGGCCGCCCGGCCAGGCCGCGTACTCGGCCAGCAAGTTCGCCGTGCGCGGCTTCACCGAGGTGCTGCGTCACGAACTGGCCGACGACGGCATCGGCGTCACCTCCGTGCACCCGGGCGGGATCGCCACCCGGATCACCGAGAACGCCCGCGTCGGCAGCGGCGTCTCTGTCGAGGAGTACGAGGAGGGCCGGCGGCAGTTCGACAAGCTGCTCAGCATTCCGCCCGCGAAGGCCGCCGAGGTGATCCTGCGCGGCGTCGAGCGGCGCCGCGGCCGCGTCCTCATCGGCTGGTCGGCGAAGCTGCCCGACCTGCTGGCCCGGATCGCGCCGGCCGCACACGGGAAGCTCCTGCGGGTCGGGCTGAACCGCGCCGCCGGCGACCCGGCCCGCCGCCTCACCACGTCGTCCCCACCGGTCCCGGCCGCCCGGCAACCGGAGGCGGCGCCGGCGACCGACCCGGCGGGAGACCGCGCGTGA
- a CDS encoding alpha/beta fold hydrolase, whose translation MSTTEPASPARPRPRHVTVAGRRVCHRVDGDGPPVLLLHGIGRTMRDFDDLHERLAQRFRVHSVDLPGYGGSLPMTAPYTLPELAGFVGRYLDVVGVDRPVHLVGNSLGGAVAMQFAATEPARVASLGLITPAGFGKEVTILLRLLALRPFGRLLLRPSRWSARRAERALFHDAAFATAERIAYALEVARQPHAARVMLETAHHLGTLRGVSPQWREELLTRVEKLDLPTLIVWGDRDLILPATHLEAARTRLPRARTHLFNDCGHMPQIERAEEFHRLLVDFWAEGFPAEAPGDSDAARS comes from the coding sequence GTGAGCACCACGGAACCCGCCTCCCCGGCCCGCCCCCGCCCCCGCCACGTCACCGTCGCCGGACGGCGGGTCTGCCACCGCGTCGACGGTGACGGCCCGCCGGTGCTCCTGCTGCACGGCATCGGGCGGACCATGCGCGACTTCGACGACCTGCACGAACGGCTCGCGCAGCGGTTCCGGGTGCACAGCGTCGACCTGCCCGGGTACGGCGGCTCGCTGCCGATGACCGCGCCCTACACGCTGCCCGAGCTGGCCGGCTTCGTCGGCCGCTACCTGGACGTGGTCGGCGTCGACCGGCCGGTGCACCTGGTCGGCAACTCCCTCGGCGGGGCGGTGGCCATGCAGTTCGCGGCCACCGAACCGGCCCGGGTGGCCAGCCTCGGGCTCATCACGCCGGCCGGCTTCGGCAAGGAGGTGACGATCCTGCTGCGGCTGCTCGCGCTGCGCCCGTTCGGCCGGCTGCTGCTGCGACCCAGCCGGTGGTCGGCCCGCCGCGCCGAACGCGCCCTCTTCCACGATGCGGCGTTCGCCACCGCCGAGCGCATCGCGTACGCCCTGGAGGTCGCCCGCCAGCCGCACGCCGCGCGGGTGATGCTGGAGACCGCGCACCACCTCGGCACCCTCCGCGGAGTGAGCCCACAGTGGCGGGAGGAGCTGCTCACCCGGGTGGAGAAGCTCGACCTGCCGACGCTGATCGTGTGGGGCGACCGGGACCTGATCCTGCCGGCGACGCACCTGGAGGCGGCCCGGACGCGCCTGCCCCGCGCCCGCACCCACCTGTTCAACGACTGCGGGCACATGCCGCAGATCGAACGCGCGGAGGAGTTCCACCGCCTGCTGGTCGACTTCTGGGCGGAGGGCTTCCCGGCCGAGGCCCCGGGCGACAGCGACGCCGCCCGGTCATGA
- a CDS encoding low temperature requirement protein A, with the protein MTTTGTLRPWYRPMRARRREEEHRGTTPLELFFDLCFVVAVAQAADNLHHDVSADHVGHAVGSYLMVFFAIWWAWMNFTWFASAYDTDDDVYRITTLVQISGALMLAAGVPRAFTEGDFSTITYGYVVMRLAAVSQWMRAAAGDPGHRAADLRYGIGVSLVQAGWLLRLLLPDDLRVASFVVLTAADLLVPAIAERPGMTPWHPRHIAERYGLFTLIVLGEVVLATSLAVQTGVDAGDTGLWRLAAAGAVIVFALWWLYFDREIQVPTRLSRSLTWGYGHYLIFAGIAAVGAGLGVAVDHERHLGNVGGTMVGYAVGVPVAVFLVTVWMLHIWGQQRAAVVMAFPVTAALVLLVPLAPGSVYLVAALLVGLVAVTVLVRQREIRAAS; encoded by the coding sequence GTGACCACGACGGGCACGCTGCGGCCGTGGTACCGGCCGATGCGGGCCCGCCGGCGCGAGGAGGAGCACCGCGGGACGACCCCGCTGGAGCTCTTCTTCGACCTCTGTTTCGTGGTCGCGGTGGCCCAGGCCGCGGACAACCTGCACCACGACGTGTCGGCGGACCACGTCGGCCACGCGGTGGGCAGCTACCTGATGGTGTTCTTCGCCATCTGGTGGGCGTGGATGAACTTCACCTGGTTCGCCTCCGCGTACGACACCGACGACGACGTCTACCGGATCACCACCCTGGTGCAGATCAGCGGTGCGCTGATGCTGGCCGCCGGGGTGCCCCGGGCGTTCACCGAGGGCGACTTCAGCACCATCACGTACGGGTACGTGGTGATGCGCCTCGCGGCCGTCTCGCAGTGGATGCGGGCGGCGGCCGGTGACCCCGGCCATCGGGCGGCCGACCTCCGGTACGGGATCGGCGTCAGCCTGGTGCAGGCGGGCTGGCTGCTGCGGCTGCTGCTCCCCGACGACCTGCGGGTGGCCTCCTTCGTCGTGCTGACCGCGGCCGACCTGCTCGTGCCGGCGATCGCCGAGCGGCCCGGCATGACGCCGTGGCACCCCCGCCACATAGCCGAGCGGTACGGGCTGTTCACCCTGATCGTGCTGGGCGAGGTGGTGCTGGCGACCTCGCTGGCCGTGCAGACCGGGGTGGACGCCGGTGACACGGGGCTGTGGCGTCTCGCGGCGGCCGGCGCGGTGATCGTCTTCGCGCTGTGGTGGCTCTACTTCGACCGCGAGATCCAGGTGCCCACCCGGTTGTCCCGCAGCTTGACCTGGGGCTACGGCCACTACCTGATCTTCGCGGGCATCGCCGCCGTCGGCGCCGGGCTCGGGGTGGCCGTGGACCACGAGCGCCACCTCGGGAACGTCGGCGGGACGATGGTGGGGTACGCGGTGGGCGTGCCGGTGGCCGTTTTCCTGGTCACCGTCTGGATGCTGCACATCTGGGGGCAGCAGCGTGCCGCGGTGGTGATGGCGTTCCCGGTGACCGCGGCGCTGGTGCTGCTCGTCCCGCTGGCTCCGGGATCGGTCTACCTGGTGGCGGCGCTGCTCGTCGGGCTGGTCGCGGTCACCGTGCTGGTCCGGCAACGGGAGATCCGGGCAGCGTCATGA
- a CDS encoding CapA family protein: MGDLTLLLGGDVMTGRGVDAVLARPAPPDLREAAVRDAREYVALAEAANGPVPRPAPPHRLWGDALGLLDAAAPDVRIVNLETAVTGRGTHDPTKGVHYRMHPANVAALTAARLDVCVLGNNHCLDFGPVGLADTLDALAGAGVATAGAGSDATAAWRPAVVRRTDGRLLVWSVAAPSSGVPPHWAASDDRAGVAYLPEVSAASAEALAARIAAEARPRDRVVVSVHWGTNWGYDVPPEHVAFARRLVDAGVDVVHGHSSHHPRPVEVYRDRLVLYGCGDLVDDYEGIGGYEAYRPQLRLLWLPTLDWATGRLRRLRAVPVRMRRLRLERAGPDDARWFADLLGGFGAPFAGPVTVDPDGLLVRGTAPS, from the coding sequence ATGGGCGACCTGACGCTGCTGCTCGGCGGCGACGTGATGACCGGCCGCGGCGTCGACGCGGTCCTGGCCCGGCCGGCCCCGCCGGATCTGCGGGAGGCGGCGGTGCGCGACGCCCGCGAGTACGTGGCCCTCGCCGAGGCCGCCAACGGACCCGTCCCGAGGCCGGCGCCACCGCACCGGCTCTGGGGGGACGCGCTCGGCCTGCTCGACGCGGCGGCCCCGGACGTGCGGATCGTCAACCTGGAGACCGCCGTGACCGGGCGGGGGACGCACGACCCGACGAAGGGCGTCCACTACCGGATGCACCCGGCGAACGTCGCCGCACTGACCGCCGCGCGGCTCGACGTCTGCGTGCTGGGCAACAACCACTGCCTCGACTTCGGGCCGGTGGGTCTCGCCGACACCCTGGACGCGCTCGCCGGAGCCGGGGTGGCGACCGCCGGCGCCGGGTCGGACGCCACCGCCGCCTGGCGGCCCGCCGTGGTGCGCCGCACCGACGGCCGCCTGCTGGTCTGGTCCGTGGCCGCGCCGTCGAGCGGCGTGCCGCCGCACTGGGCGGCGAGCGACGACCGGGCGGGCGTCGCGTACCTGCCCGAGGTGTCGGCCGCGTCGGCGGAAGCCCTGGCCGCCCGGATCGCCGCCGAGGCGCGGCCCAGGGACCGGGTCGTGGTCTCCGTGCACTGGGGCACCAACTGGGGGTACGACGTGCCGCCCGAACATGTGGCCTTCGCCCGCCGCCTCGTCGACGCGGGCGTGGACGTGGTGCACGGGCACTCCTCCCACCACCCGCGCCCCGTCGAGGTGTACCGGGACCGCCTCGTCCTCTACGGCTGCGGCGACCTCGTCGACGACTACGAGGGCATCGGCGGGTACGAGGCGTACCGGCCGCAGTTGCGCCTGCTGTGGCTGCCCACGCTCGATTGGGCGACCGGCCGGCTGCGCCGACTGCGGGCCGTCCCGGTGCGGATGCGGCGGCTGCGGTTGGAGCGCGCCGGCCCGGACGACGCCCGCTGGTTCGCCGACCTGCTCGGCGGGTTCGGCGCACCCTTCGCCGGCCCCGTAACCGTCGACCCGGACGGACTGCTCGTGCGGGGAACGGCGCCGTCCTGA
- a CDS encoding nitrate/nitrite transporter: MTHPSAPEGDRADTAVILPVAAGPVVPRRSAALVWGVALTAYVAAVFHRSSLGVTGVDAVERFHINAAALATFSVAQLAVYAAMQVPVGVLLDRFGSRRLLIAGGALMLAGQLCFALATDVRLAVLARMLVGLGDATTFISVLRIVAFWFPGRRNPLVTQLTGTLGQLGAILGAVPLVALLHRAGWTTAFLVAAAVGATVLVMVVAAVRDTPHRETATGPTPTLAAVRRELGAAWAQPGTRLGLWTHFVTQFSGAVFALLWGYPFLVQGQGLSPTAAASLLTLMTVATLLSGPVIAHLCARHPYRRSVLVFAITGATAAVWTVVLAWPGRAPDWLLVTLVLVLAVNGPGSMIGFDYARTFNPVNRIGSAAGIVNVGGFVASIGLVLAVGVVLDLATPGGRGTPDLTAFRWAFGVQYALWALGAVQVLRWRNAARRRHAAEQAAPAPAVAPATS; this comes from the coding sequence ATGACGCATCCCTCGGCGCCCGAGGGAGATCGCGCGGACACTGCGGTGATCCTGCCGGTCGCCGCCGGCCCGGTCGTGCCCCGTCGCTCCGCCGCGCTGGTCTGGGGGGTGGCCCTGACCGCGTACGTGGCGGCGGTGTTCCACCGCAGCTCGCTCGGGGTCACCGGCGTCGACGCCGTGGAACGGTTCCACATCAACGCCGCGGCGCTGGCCACGTTCTCCGTCGCCCAGCTCGCGGTGTACGCGGCGATGCAGGTGCCGGTCGGGGTGCTCCTCGACCGGTTCGGCTCCCGCCGGCTGCTGATCGCCGGTGGTGCGCTGATGCTCGCCGGTCAGCTCTGCTTCGCCCTCGCCACCGACGTCCGCCTCGCGGTGCTGGCCCGGATGCTGGTCGGGTTGGGCGACGCGACGACCTTCATCAGCGTGCTGCGGATCGTGGCGTTCTGGTTCCCCGGACGCCGCAACCCGCTGGTGACCCAGCTGACCGGCACGCTCGGGCAGCTCGGGGCGATCCTCGGCGCCGTACCCCTGGTGGCGTTGCTGCACCGCGCGGGCTGGACCACCGCCTTCCTCGTCGCCGCCGCGGTCGGCGCGACCGTGCTGGTGATGGTGGTCGCCGCCGTCCGGGACACACCGCACCGGGAGACCGCGACCGGCCCGACCCCCACCCTCGCCGCCGTGCGCCGGGAGCTCGGCGCGGCCTGGGCCCAGCCCGGCACCCGACTCGGGCTCTGGACGCACTTCGTCACCCAGTTCTCCGGCGCGGTGTTCGCCCTGCTCTGGGGGTATCCGTTCCTGGTGCAGGGACAGGGCCTCAGCCCCACCGCGGCCGCCTCGCTGCTCACCCTCATGACGGTCGCGACGCTGCTGTCCGGGCCGGTGATCGCGCACCTGTGCGCCCGGCACCCGTACCGTCGCTCGGTGCTGGTCTTCGCCATCACCGGCGCCACCGCGGCGGTCTGGACGGTCGTGCTCGCCTGGCCGGGCCGCGCGCCGGACTGGCTGCTGGTGACCCTGGTACTGGTCCTGGCCGTCAACGGCCCGGGCTCGATGATCGGCTTCGACTACGCCCGCACCTTCAATCCGGTCAACCGGATCGGCAGCGCCGCCGGCATCGTCAACGTCGGCGGCTTCGTCGCCTCGATCGGCCTCGTCCTCGCGGTCGGCGTGGTCCTCGACCTGGCCACTCCCGGCGGGCGCGGCACACCCGACCTGACCGCGTTCCGCTGGGCTTTCGGCGTGCAGTACGCGCTCTGGGCGCTCGGAGCGGTGCAGGTGCTGCGCTGGCGCAACGCCGCCCGGCGTCGCCACGCCGCCGAGCAGGCCGCCCCGGCGCCGGCCGTCGCGCCGGCGACCTCCTGA